The following are encoded together in the Balaenoptera acutorostrata chromosome 9, mBalAcu1.1, whole genome shotgun sequence genome:
- the FIBP gene encoding acidic fibroblast growth factor intracellular-binding protein isoform X2: MTSELDIFVGNTTLIDEDVYRLWLDGYSVSDAVALRVRSGILEQTGATAAVLQSDTMDHYRTFQMLERLLHAPPKLLHQLIFQIPPSRQALLIERYYAFDEAFVREVLGKKLSKGTKKDLDDISTKTGITLKSCRRQFDNFKRVFKVVEEMRGSLVDNIQQHFLLSDRLARDYAAIVFFANNRFETGKKKLQYLSFGDFAFCAELMIQNWTLGAVDPQADDMDMDLDKEFLQDLKELKVLVADKDLLDLHKSLVCTALRGKLGVFSEMEANFKNLSRGLVNVAAKLTHNKDVRDLFVDLVEKFVEPCRSDHWPLNDVRLFLNQYSASVHSLDGFRHQALWDRYMGTLRGCLLRLCHD, encoded by the exons ATGACCAGCGAGCTGGACATCTTCGTGGGGAACACGACCCTCATCGACGAGGACGTGTATCGCCTCTGGCTGGACGGTTATTCGG TGAGCGACGCGGTGGCCCTGAGGGTGCGCTCGGGAATCCTGGAGCAGACTGGCGCCACAGCAGCGGTGCTGCAGAGCGACACCATGGACCACTACCGTACTTTCCAAATGCTCGAGCGCCTGCTACACGCCCCGCCCAAGCTGCTGCACCAGCTCATCTTTCAGATCCCGCCCTCTCGACAGGCGCTGCTCATCGAGAG GTACTATGCCTTTGACGAGGCCTTTGTGCGGGAGGTGCTGGGCAAGAAGCTGTCCAAGGGCACCAAGAAAGACCTGGATGACATCAGCACCAAAACAGGCATCACCCTCAAGAGCTGCCGGAGACAG TTTGACAACTTTAAGCGAGTCTTCAAGGTGGTGGAGGAAATGCGGGGCTCCCTGGTCGATAACATCCAGCAACACTTCCTCCTGTCCGACCGGCTGGCCAG ggACTATGCAGCCATCGTCTTCTTTGCCAACAATCGCTTTGAGACAGGGAAGAAAAAACTGCAGTATCTGAGCTTTGGGGACTTTGCCTTCTGTGCTGAGCTCATGATCCAGAACTGGACCCTCGGAGCCGTCG ACCCCCAGGCGGATGACATGGACATGGACTTAGACAAGGAGTTTCTCCAGGACTTGAAGGAGCTCAAGGTGCTTGTTGCTGACAAGGACCTTCTGGACCTGCACAAGAG CCTGGTGTGCACTGCCCTCCGGGGAAAGCTCGGGGTCTTCTCTGAGATGGAAGCCAACTTCAAG AACCTGTCCCGGGGGCTGGTGAATGTGGCCGCCAAGCTGACCCACAATAAGGATGTCAGAGACCTGTTTGTGGACCTTGTGGAGAAG TTCGTGGAACCCTGCCGCTCCGATCACTGGCCGTTGAATGATGTGCGACTCTTCCTGAATCAGTATTCGGCATCGGTCCACTCCCTGGATGGCTTCCG GCACCAGGCCCTCTGGGACCGCTACATGGGCACCCTCCGTGGCTGCCTCCTGCGTCTCTGTCATGACTGa
- the LOC102999586 gene encoding EGF-containing fibulin-like extracellular matrix protein 2 isoform X2, whose protein sequence is MLPFASCLPASLLLWALLLLLLGAASPQDSEEPDSYTECTDGYEWDPDSQHCRDVNECLTIPEACKGEMKCINHYGGYLCLPRSAAVINDLHGEGPPPPVPPAEHPNPCFPGYEPDEQESCTDVDECAQALHDCRPSQECHNLPGSYQCTCPDGYRKIGPECVDIDECRYRYCQHRCVNLPGSFRCQCEPGFQLGPNNRSCVDVNECDMGAPCEQRCFNSYGTFLCRCHQGYELHRDGFSCSDIDECSYSSYLCQYRCVNEPGRFSCHCPQGYQLLATRLCQDIDECESGAHQCSEAQTCVNFHGGYRCVDTNRCVEPYVQVSDNRCLCPASNPLCREQPSSIVHRYMSITSERSVPADVFQIQATSVYPGAYNAFQIRAGNSQGDFYIRQINNVSAMLVLARPVTGPREYVLDLEMVTMNSLMSYRASSVLRLTVFVGAYTF, encoded by the exons aTGCTCCCCTTCGCCTCCTGCCTCCCCGCGTCTCTACTGCTCTGGGCGCTGCTGCTGTTGCTCTTGGGGGCAGCGTCTCCCCAGGATTCCGAGGAGCCCGACAGCTACACG GAATGCACAGACGGCTATGAGTGGGACCCTGACAGCCAGCACTGCCGGG ATGTCAACGAGTGCCTGACCATCCCGGAGGCCTGCAAGGGGGAAATGAAATGTATCAACCACTATGGGGGCTACTTGTGCCTTCCCCGCTCGGCTGCTGTCATCAATGACCTGCATGGCGAGGGACCACCACCACCAGTGCCCCCTGCTGAGCACCCCAACCCCTGCTTCCCGGGTTATGAGCCCGATGAGCAAGAGAGCTGCACGG ACGTGGACGAGTGTGCCCAGGCCCTGCACGACTGCCGCCCCAGCCAGGAGTGCCATAACCTGCCTGGCTCCTACCAGTGTACTTGCCCCGACGGCTACCGCAAGATCGGGCCCGAGTGTGTGG ATATAGACGAGTGCCGCTACCGCTACTGCCAGCACCGCTGCGTGAACTTGCCTGGTTCCTTTCGATGCCAGTGCGAGCCGGGCTTCCAGCTGGGGCCCAACAACCGCTCCTGTGTGG ATGTGAACGAATGCGACATGGGGGCTCCATGTGAGCAGCGCTGCTTCAACTCCTATGGGACCTTCCTGTGTCGCTGCCACCAGGGCTATGAGCTGCACCGGGATGGCTTCTCCTGCAGTG ataTCGATGAGTGCAGCTACTCCAGTTACCTCTGCCAGTACCGCTGTGTCAACGAGCCAGGCCGCTTCTCCTGCCACTGCCCGCAGGGCTACCAGTTGCTGGCCACGCGCCTGTGCCAAG ACATTGACGAGTGTGAGTCGGGTGCGCACCAGTGCTCTGAGGCCCAAACGTGTGTCAACTTCCACGGGGGCTACCGCTGCGTGGACACCAACCGCTGCGTGGAGCCCTATGTCCAGGTGTCGGACAA TCGCTGCCTCTGTCCGGCTTCCAACCCCCTGTGCCGGGAGCAGCCCTCGTCCATCGTGCACCGCTACATGAGCATCACCTCGGAGCGGAGCGTACCGGCCGACGTGTTCCAAATCCAAGCGACCTCCGTCTACCCTGGCGCCTACAATGCTTTTCAGATCCGTGCTGGAAACTCGCAGGGAGACTTCTACATTAGG CAAATCAACAATGTCAGCGCCATGCTGGTCCTCGCGCGGCCTGTGACAGGCCCCCGGGAGTACGTGCTGGACCTCGAGATGGTCACCATGAACTCCCTCATGAGCTACCGGGCCAGCTCTGTACTGAGACTCACCGTCTTCGTGGGGGCCTACACCTTCTGA
- the FIBP gene encoding acidic fibroblast growth factor intracellular-binding protein isoform X1, giving the protein MTSELDIFVGNTTLIDEDVYRLWLDGYSVSDAVALRVRSGILEQTGATAAVLQSDTMDHYRTFQMLERLLHAPPKLLHQLIFQIPPSRQALLIERYYAFDEAFVREVLGKKLSKGTKKDLDDISTKTGITLKSCRRQFDNFKRVFKVVEEMRGSLVDNIQQHFLLSDRLARDYAAIVFFANNRFETGKKKLQYLSFGDFAFCAELMIQNWTLGAVGEAPTDPDPQADDMDMDLDKEFLQDLKELKVLVADKDLLDLHKSLVCTALRGKLGVFSEMEANFKNLSRGLVNVAAKLTHNKDVRDLFVDLVEKFVEPCRSDHWPLNDVRLFLNQYSASVHSLDGFRHQALWDRYMGTLRGCLLRLCHD; this is encoded by the exons ATGACCAGCGAGCTGGACATCTTCGTGGGGAACACGACCCTCATCGACGAGGACGTGTATCGCCTCTGGCTGGACGGTTATTCGG TGAGCGACGCGGTGGCCCTGAGGGTGCGCTCGGGAATCCTGGAGCAGACTGGCGCCACAGCAGCGGTGCTGCAGAGCGACACCATGGACCACTACCGTACTTTCCAAATGCTCGAGCGCCTGCTACACGCCCCGCCCAAGCTGCTGCACCAGCTCATCTTTCAGATCCCGCCCTCTCGACAGGCGCTGCTCATCGAGAG GTACTATGCCTTTGACGAGGCCTTTGTGCGGGAGGTGCTGGGCAAGAAGCTGTCCAAGGGCACCAAGAAAGACCTGGATGACATCAGCACCAAAACAGGCATCACCCTCAAGAGCTGCCGGAGACAG TTTGACAACTTTAAGCGAGTCTTCAAGGTGGTGGAGGAAATGCGGGGCTCCCTGGTCGATAACATCCAGCAACACTTCCTCCTGTCCGACCGGCTGGCCAG ggACTATGCAGCCATCGTCTTCTTTGCCAACAATCGCTTTGAGACAGGGAAGAAAAAACTGCAGTATCTGAGCTTTGGGGACTTTGCCTTCTGTGCTGAGCTCATGATCCAGAACTGGACCCTCGGAGCCGTCGGTGAGGCCCCCACTGACCCAG ACCCCCAGGCGGATGACATGGACATGGACTTAGACAAGGAGTTTCTCCAGGACTTGAAGGAGCTCAAGGTGCTTGTTGCTGACAAGGACCTTCTGGACCTGCACAAGAG CCTGGTGTGCACTGCCCTCCGGGGAAAGCTCGGGGTCTTCTCTGAGATGGAAGCCAACTTCAAG AACCTGTCCCGGGGGCTGGTGAATGTGGCCGCCAAGCTGACCCACAATAAGGATGTCAGAGACCTGTTTGTGGACCTTGTGGAGAAG TTCGTGGAACCCTGCCGCTCCGATCACTGGCCGTTGAATGATGTGCGACTCTTCCTGAATCAGTATTCGGCATCGGTCCACTCCCTGGATGGCTTCCG GCACCAGGCCCTCTGGGACCGCTACATGGGCACCCTCCGTGGCTGCCTCCTGCGTCTCTGTCATGACTGa
- the C9H11orf68 gene encoding UPF0696 protein C11orf68 homolog isoform X1 — translation MAAAAAAVAGAGRGGGGAEPRQERSRAPGWAGAERSEGRRMEPGEELEDEDSPGGREDGFTAEHLAAEAMAADMDPWLVFDARTTPATELDAWLAKYPPSQVTRYGDPGSPNSEPVGWIAAYGQGYVPNSGDVQGLQAAWEALQTSGRPITPGTLRQLAITHQVLSGKWLIHLAPGFKLDHAWAGIARAVVEGRLQVAKVSPRAKEGGRQVICVYTDDFTDRLGVLEADAAIRAAGIKCLLTYKPDVYTYLGIYRANRWHLCPTLYESRFQLGGSARGSRVLDRANNVELT, via the exons atggcggcggcggcggcagccgtggcgggggcggggcgcggcggcggcggcgcagaGCCCCGGCAGGAGCGGAGCCGGGCCCCGGGCTGGGCCGGCGCCGAGCGCAGCGAAGGCCGGAG GATGGAACCAGGTGAGGAGCTGGAGGACGAGGACTCTCCAGGTGGTCGTGAAGATGGCTTCACTGCCGAGCACCTGGCTGCAGAGGCCATGGCAGCTGACATGGACCCCTGGCTGGTGTTTGACGCCCGCACCACACCTGCCACAGAGCTGGATGCCTGGTTGGCCAAGTACCCACCATCCCAAGTTACCCGCTACGGGGACCCTGGCTCGCCCAACTCTGAGCCTGTGGGCTGGATTGCAGCATACGGGCAGGGCTACGTCCCCAACTCGGGTGATGTGCAGGGCCTGCAGGCAGCCTGGGAGGCTCTGCAGACCAGCGGGCGGCCCATCACGCCAGGTACCCTGCGCCAGCTGGCCATCACCCACCAGGTGCTCTCTGGCAAATGGCTGATACACCTGGCACCTGGCTTCAAGCTGGACCACGCCTGGGCTGGCATTGCTCGAGCCGTGGTCGAGGGCCGGCTTCAGGTGGCCAAGGTGAGCCCACGGGCCAAGGAGGGTGGGCGGCAGGTCATCTGTGTTTATACAGACGACTTCACGGACCGCTTGGGTGTACTGGAAGCAGATGCAGCCATCCGTGCAGCAGGCATTAAGTGTCTGCTCACCTACAAACCTGACGTCTACACCTACCTGGGCATCTACCGGGCCAACCGCTGGCACCTCTGCCCCACTCTCTATGAGAGCCGTTTCCAGCTGGGGGGCAGTGCCCGTGGTTCCCGTGTGCTGGACCGTGCCAACAATGTGGAACTGACCTAG
- the C9H11orf68 gene encoding UPF0696 protein C11orf68 homolog isoform X2, protein MEPGEELEDEDSPGGREDGFTAEHLAAEAMAADMDPWLVFDARTTPATELDAWLAKYPPSQVTRYGDPGSPNSEPVGWIAAYGQGYVPNSGDVQGLQAAWEALQTSGRPITPGTLRQLAITHQVLSGKWLIHLAPGFKLDHAWAGIARAVVEGRLQVAKVSPRAKEGGRQVICVYTDDFTDRLGVLEADAAIRAAGIKCLLTYKPDVYTYLGIYRANRWHLCPTLYESRFQLGGSARGSRVLDRANNVELT, encoded by the coding sequence ATGGAACCAGGTGAGGAGCTGGAGGACGAGGACTCTCCAGGTGGTCGTGAAGATGGCTTCACTGCCGAGCACCTGGCTGCAGAGGCCATGGCAGCTGACATGGACCCCTGGCTGGTGTTTGACGCCCGCACCACACCTGCCACAGAGCTGGATGCCTGGTTGGCCAAGTACCCACCATCCCAAGTTACCCGCTACGGGGACCCTGGCTCGCCCAACTCTGAGCCTGTGGGCTGGATTGCAGCATACGGGCAGGGCTACGTCCCCAACTCGGGTGATGTGCAGGGCCTGCAGGCAGCCTGGGAGGCTCTGCAGACCAGCGGGCGGCCCATCACGCCAGGTACCCTGCGCCAGCTGGCCATCACCCACCAGGTGCTCTCTGGCAAATGGCTGATACACCTGGCACCTGGCTTCAAGCTGGACCACGCCTGGGCTGGCATTGCTCGAGCCGTGGTCGAGGGCCGGCTTCAGGTGGCCAAGGTGAGCCCACGGGCCAAGGAGGGTGGGCGGCAGGTCATCTGTGTTTATACAGACGACTTCACGGACCGCTTGGGTGTACTGGAAGCAGATGCAGCCATCCGTGCAGCAGGCATTAAGTGTCTGCTCACCTACAAACCTGACGTCTACACCTACCTGGGCATCTACCGGGCCAACCGCTGGCACCTCTGCCCCACTCTCTATGAGAGCCGTTTCCAGCTGGGGGGCAGTGCCCGTGGTTCCCGTGTGCTGGACCGTGCCAACAATGTGGAACTGACCTAG
- the CTSW gene encoding cathepsin W translates to MSLTVHLSYLLALLVAGLAQGIKGSLRGQDPGPQPLELKEVFTLFQIRYNRSYSHPAEHARRLDIFARNLAKAQQLQEEDLGTAEFGVTPFSDLTEEEFGQLYGHQRVAGEAPSVSQKVGSEEWGQSVPPTCDWRKKAGIISSIRNQQNCNCCWAMAAAGNIEALWAIKYHQSLEVSVQELLDCDRCGNGCKGGFVWDAFITVLNNSGLASDKDYPFKGNSKTHRCLAKKHKKVAWIQDFIMLQPCEQSIARYLATQGPITVTINMKLLQQYQKGVIKATPTTCDPQLVNHSVLLVGFGKSKSVEGRQAEAISSRSHPHPRYSIPYWILKNSWGANWGEEGYFRLHRGSNTCGITKYPFTARVDKPVKKHQVSCPP, encoded by the exons ATGTCACTAACTGTCCATCTCTCCTATCTCCTGGCCCTGTTGGTGGCAGGCCTGGCCCAAGGCATCAAGGGCTCCCTCAGGGGCCAG GACCCAGGTCCCCAGCCTCTGGAGCTGAAAGAGGTCTTCACATTGTTCCAGATCCGATACAACCGGAGTTACTCACACCCAGCAG AGCATGCTCGCCGCCTGGACATCTTTGCCCGAAACCTGGCCAAGGCTCAGCAGCTGCAAGAGGAGGACTTGGGCACAGCTGAGTTTGGGGTGACTCCATTCAGTGACCTCACAG AGGAGGAGTTTGGCCAGCTTTATGGGCATCAGAGGGTGGCTGGAGAGGCCCCAAGTGTGAGCCAAAAGGTAGGGTCTGAAGAGTGGGGGCAGTCGGTGCCCCCGACCTGTGACTGGCGGAAGAAGGCTGGCATCATCTCATCCATCAGGAACCAG CAAAACTGCAACTGTTGCTGGGCCATGGCAGCAGCGGGCAACATCGAGGCCCTGTGGGCCATCAAATACCATCAGTCTCTGGAAGTCTCCGTGCAAG AGCTGCTCGACTGTGACCGCTGTGGGAATGGCTGCAAGGGCGGCTTCGTCTGGGATGCATTCATAACTGTCCTCAACAACA GTGGCCTGGCCAGTGACAAGGACTACCCATTCAAGGGGAACAGCAAAACCCACAGATGCCTGGCTAAGAAGCATAAGAAGGTGGCCTGGATCCAGGATTTCATCATGCTGCAGCCCTGCGAGCAGA GCATCGCCAGGTACTTGGCCACCCAAGGCCCCATCACTGTGACCATCAACATGAAGCTACTGCAG CAATACCAGAAGGGTGTGATCAAGGCCACACCTACCACCTGTGACCCCCAGCTTGTGAATCATTCTGTCCTGCTGGTGGGTTTTGGTAAAAGCAAGTCGGTGGAGGGGAGGCAGGCAGAGGCGATCTCATCCCGGTCTCATCCTCATCCTCGCTACTCCATCCCATACTGGATCCTGAAGAACTCCTGGGGGGCCAACTGGGGTGAGGAG GGCTATTTCCGGCTGCACCGAGGGAGCAATACCTGCGGCATCACCAAGTACCCGTTCACTGCCAGAGTGGACAAACCCGTTAAGAAGCACCAAGTCTCCTGCCCTCCCTGA
- the FOSL1 gene encoding fos-related antigen 1 isoform X2, with translation MVQPHFLGPSSYPRPLAYPQYSPPQPRPGVIRALGPTPAVRRRPCEQISPEEEERRRVRRERNKLAAAKCRNRRKELTDFLQAETDKLEDEKSGLQREIEELQKQKERLELVLEAHRPICKIPEGAKESETSGTGSTSGTSSPPAPSRSVPCISLSPGPVLEPEALHTPTLMTTPSLTPFTPSLVFTYPSTPEPCASAHRRSSSSSGDPSSDPLGSPTLLAL, from the exons ATGGTTCAGCCTCACTTCCTGGGACCCAGCAGCTACCCCAGGCCTCTGGCCTACCCCCAGTACAGTCCCCCACAGCCCCGGCCAGGAGTCATCCGGGCCCTGGGCCCAACTCCAGCAGTGCGTCGCCGGCCCTGTGAACAG ATCAGCCCCGAGGAGGAGGAACGCCGTCGAGTGAGGCGCGAGAGGAACAAGCTAGCCGCGGCCAAGTGCAGGAACCGGAGGAAAGAACTGACCGACTTCCTGCAGGCG GAGACCGACAAACTGGAGGACGAGAAATCCGGGCTGCAGCGAGAGATTGAGGAGCTGCAGAAACAGAAGGAGCGCCTGGAGCTGGTGCTGGAAGCCCACCGTCCCATCTGCAAAATCCCAGAAGGGGCCAAGGAGAGCGAAACCAGCGGCACAGGCAGTACCAGTGGCACCAGCAGCCCACCAGCCCCCTCCCGCTCTGTGCCTTGTATCTCCCTTTCCCCAGGGCCTGTGCTTGAACCCGAAGCATTGCACACTCCCACGCTCATGACCACACCCTCCCTGACTCCTTTCACCCCCAGTCTGGTCTTCACCTACCCCAGCACACCGGAGCCCTGTGCCTCAGCCCACCGCAGGAGTAGCAGCAGCAGTGGGGACCCCTCTTCTGACCCCCTTGGCTCCCCAACCCTCCTGGCCTTATGA
- the FOSL1 gene encoding fos-related antigen 1 isoform X1: MFRDYGEPGPSSGAGGAYGGPAHPPATGQQKFHLVPSINTVSGSQELQWMVQPHFLGPSSYPRPLAYPQYSPPQPRPGVIRALGPTPAVRRRPCEQISPEEEERRRVRRERNKLAAAKCRNRRKELTDFLQAETDKLEDEKSGLQREIEELQKQKERLELVLEAHRPICKIPEGAKESETSGTGSTSGTSSPPAPSRSVPCISLSPGPVLEPEALHTPTLMTTPSLTPFTPSLVFTYPSTPEPCASAHRRSSSSSGDPSSDPLGSPTLLAL, from the exons ATGTTCCGAGACTACGGGGAACCCGGGCCGAGCTCCGGGGCCGGCGGTGCGTACGGCGGCCCGGCGCATCCCCCGGCGACAGGCCAGCAG AAGTTCCACCTCGTGCCAAGCATCAACACTGTGAGTGGCAGCCAGGAGCTGCAGTGGATGGTTCAGCCTCACTTCCTGGGACCCAGCAGCTACCCCAGGCCTCTGGCCTACCCCCAGTACAGTCCCCCACAGCCCCGGCCAGGAGTCATCCGGGCCCTGGGCCCAACTCCAGCAGTGCGTCGCCGGCCCTGTGAACAG ATCAGCCCCGAGGAGGAGGAACGCCGTCGAGTGAGGCGCGAGAGGAACAAGCTAGCCGCGGCCAAGTGCAGGAACCGGAGGAAAGAACTGACCGACTTCCTGCAGGCG GAGACCGACAAACTGGAGGACGAGAAATCCGGGCTGCAGCGAGAGATTGAGGAGCTGCAGAAACAGAAGGAGCGCCTGGAGCTGGTGCTGGAAGCCCACCGTCCCATCTGCAAAATCCCAGAAGGGGCCAAGGAGAGCGAAACCAGCGGCACAGGCAGTACCAGTGGCACCAGCAGCCCACCAGCCCCCTCCCGCTCTGTGCCTTGTATCTCCCTTTCCCCAGGGCCTGTGCTTGAACCCGAAGCATTGCACACTCCCACGCTCATGACCACACCCTCCCTGACTCCTTTCACCCCCAGTCTGGTCTTCACCTACCCCAGCACACCGGAGCCCTGTGCCTCAGCCCACCGCAGGAGTAGCAGCAGCAGTGGGGACCCCTCTTCTGACCCCCTTGGCTCCCCAACCCTCCTGGCCTTATGA
- the CCDC85B gene encoding coiled-coil domain-containing protein 85B, with amino-acid sequence MEAETGGLEELTDEEMAALGKEELVRRLRREEAARLAALVQRGRLMQEVNRQLQGHLGEIRELKQLNRRLQAENRELRDLCCFLDSERQRGRRAARQWQLFGTQASRAVREDLGGCWQKLAELEGRQEELLRENLALKELCLALGEEWGPRGGTGGSGGSGAGPTPELALPPCGPRDLGDGSSSTGSVGSPDQLPLACSPDD; translated from the coding sequence ATGGAGGCCGAGACGGGCGGCCTGGAGGAGCTGACGGATGAGGAGATGGCGGCTCTGGGCAAGGAGGAGCTGGTGCGGCGCCTGCGGCGGGAGGAGGCGGCGCGCCTGGCGGCTCTGGTGCAGCGCGGCCGCCTCATGCAGGAGGTGAATCGGCAGCTACAGGGTCACCTGGGCGAGATCCGCGAGCTCAAGCAGCTCAACCGGCGCCTACAGGCCGAGAACCGCGAGCTGCGCGACCTCTGCTGCTTCCTGGACTCGGAGCGCCAGCGCGGGCGGCGAGCCGCTCGCCAGTGGCAGCTCTTCGGGACCCAAGCATCCCGAGCCGTGCGCGAGGATCTAGGCGGTTGTTGGCAGAAACTGGCCGAGCTGGAAGGCCGCCAAGAGGAGCTGCTGCGGGAGAACCTGGCTCTTAAGGAGCTCTGCCTGGCGCTGGGCGAGGAGTGGGGCCCCCGCGGCGGTACCGGCGGCTCGGGGGGCTCTGGCGCTGGGCCGACACCCGAGCTGGCCTTGCCCCCCTGCGGTCCCCGTGACCTGGGCGATGGAAGCTCCAGTACCGGCAGCGTGGGCAGCCCCGATCAGTTGCCCCTGGCCTGCTCCCCAGATGATTGA
- the DRAP1 gene encoding dr1-associated corepressor: protein MPSKKKKYNARFPPARIKKIMQTDEEIGKVAAAVPVIISRALELFLESLLKKACQVTQSRNAKTMTTSHLKQCIELEQQFDFLKDLVASVPDMQGDGEDNHMDGDKGPRRGRKPGSSNRKNGGMGSKGKDKKLSGTDSEQEDESEDTDTDGEEETPQAPPQASHPPVHFQSPPTPFMPFTSTLPLPAAPPGPSAPDAEDEEDYDS from the exons ATGCCGAGCAAGAAGAAGAAGTACAACGCGCGGTTCCCGCCG GCACGGATCAAGAAGATCATGCAGACGGATGAAGAGATTGGGAAGGTGGCGGCGGCTGTGCCTGTCATCATCT CTCGGGCGCTCGAGCTTTTCCTGGAGTCACTGTTGAAGAAGGCCTGCCAAGTGACCCAGTCCCGAAACGCCAAGACCATGACCACATCCCACCT gaagcagtGCATTGAGCTGGAGCAGCAGTTTGACTTCTTGAAGGACCTGGTGGCATCTGTGCCTGACATGCAGGGGGACGGCGAAGACAACCACATGGATGGGGACAAGGGTCCCCGCAG GGGCCGGAAGCCAGGCAGCAGCAACCGGAAGAATGGTGGGATGGGAAGCAAGGGCAAGGACAAGAAGCTGTCGGGCACGGACtcagagcaggag GATGAGTCTGAGGATACAGATACTGACGGCGAAGAGGAGACACcacaggccccaccccaggccagccACCCCCCTGTCCACTTTCAGAG CCCCCCGACACCCTTCATGCCCTTCACCTCGACTCTGCCTCTGCCCGCAGCACCCCCAGGCCCCTCGGCACCTGACGCAGAGGATGAAGAGGATTATGACTCCTAG